Genomic window (Mycolicibacterium smegmatis):
GGAGAACCCGACAGCGACGGCACCGAAAGTCCCCAGCCGCCGGGCTTTTCGACGGCCGAGCCGAGGTGCCAGATCGCCTCGATCACGACGGCGACGACGGTGCCTGCCACGAGCCCGATCAGGATGCCGCCGCGTACGCGGCGCGCGACAAGGATCCCGGTGACCAGCAGCGTGAACACGAACACGACGGTCGGCACGGTGTTGATGGAGCCCTCGCCGCCCGCGCCCAGTCCCACCGGCGGCGACGGCAGGCCCGTCGAACCGATGAAGCCCGCGTCGACCACACCGATGAACAGGATGAACAACCCGATGCCCGCGGTGATCGCGAGCTTGAGCTGCATGGGGACGGCGTCGAAGACCAGGCGTCGCAGCCCGGTCGCGGCCAGCAGCACGATGATCAGACCGTTGATGACCACCAGGCCCATCGCCTCGGGCCACGTGACGGAGCCGACGACGGTGGTGGCGAGGAACGAGTTGATGCCGAGGCCCGCGGCGAACGCGAACGGCAATCGCGCGACGAGGCCGAACAGAATCGTCATGACGCCCGCGGCCAGCGACGTGACCGCCGACACCTGAGCGAACTCCAGATTGTTGCCGTCCACGTCGGGCGCACTGGAGAGGATGACCGGGTTCAGCACGATGATGTACGCCATCGCGATGAACGTGACGACACCACCGCGGATCTCAGCGGTGAGGGTCGACCCGCGCGCCGTGATGTCGAAGAAGCGATCGAGGCGATTCATAAGTGATGACCCTATGGGTGCGGGCCGTCCTGTGTGCGGAGTGTGCGGTAGAAGTTGACGTGTGTCTTCGCGGCCTGCGTCCACGTCATGGCTGCGGCGAGCGTCCGGCCGGGCGCGGGGTCGGCCGGTTCTTCCAGCGCCGCAGTCATTTCCCGGGCGAATCCGGCCGGATCGGCCGCGAAGCCGACGGTGTCGCCGAACACCTCGCGCAGCACGGGAAGATCGCGCGTCACCACTGGGCGCCCGGCCGCCAGCGCCTCCATCGCGGCCAGCCCGAAACCTTCCTTGGTCGAAGGAAACGCGAACACGTCACAACCTGCCACGAGGCCGGGCAGTTCGTCGTCGGCGACCGCGCCCAGAATCACCGGTTCCACGCCCAGTTCCGTGCAGCGTCGCTCGAACGCGCTGCGGTAGTCGCGGTAGTCGAACAACGTCTCGCCGCCGCCGATTACGAGCGACACCTCCGGGTGCCGTTGCCGCAGCATGGCATAGGCCTCGACCAGATCGAGGGTGCCCTTGCGCGGTTCGATTCCGCCCACCGTCAGCACATAGGAGCCCAACTCGTCGCGCCAGCGCCGGATCCCGGCCTCCTGGGCCGCGGCGGCGCTGAACCGTTGCGCGTCAACACCGTTCGGGATGACGACCGGGTCGAACCCCCACCCGGCGCGCACCTCGGCGGCGACCGCCGCGGACACACAGATCCGGGCGTAGGGTTCTGCGATGGCCTTCTCGTGGCATTCCGCGAGCACCGGAGTCTTGAACTGGTCGAGGTGGTGGATGGTGCGGATGCACGGACCGACCGCGTTGGCGCTGATGCAGTCCTGCGCGTGGACGATGTCGTAATCGGCCGGGGTGAAGGCGTCGCGCAGGGTCTCGATGGACCGCAGGATCCGGTCGGTGACCGTATCGCCGGGATGGTCGACGAATTCGACGAGACGGACCGTGACGGCGGGATTGATCTCACGGAAGAAACCGCGGTCGCCGCTGCGTGCCAGAGACCACACGGTCACGTCGACGCCCAGGCGTGCCATCGCCTCGGCGAGGTACAGCGTGTGCACCACACCGCCGCGAGGCTTGGTGGAATAGGTCAGCAACGCCACCCGCATCATCGGTCCGCCTCCGACGCTACGTGGTAACTGCCCGGACGCAACTCGGTGAGGTGGTTCAAAACTCTTCTGGCACGCGTGATCTCGGCATGAACATCGATCTCGACCTTGGCCAGCCCGCCTTTGGACCGCGTGGTCGCCAGGATGTCGCC
Coding sequences:
- a CDS encoding MSMEG_0565 family glycosyltransferase; this translates as MRVALLTYSTKPRGGVVHTLYLAEAMARLGVDVTVWSLARSGDRGFFREINPAVTVRLVEFVDHPGDTVTDRILRSIETLRDAFTPADYDIVHAQDCISANAVGPCIRTIHHLDQFKTPVLAECHEKAIAEPYARICVSAAVAAEVRAGWGFDPVVIPNGVDAQRFSAAAAQEAGIRRWRDELGSYVLTVGGIEPRKGTLDLVEAYAMLRQRHPEVSLVIGGGETLFDYRDYRSAFERRCTELGVEPVILGAVADDELPGLVAGCDVFAFPSTKEGFGLAAMEALAAGRPVVTRDLPVLREVFGDTVGFAADPAGFAREMTAALEEPADPAPGRTLAAAMTWTQAAKTHVNFYRTLRTQDGPHP
- a CDS encoding NCS2 family permease, coding for MNRLDRFFDITARGSTLTAEIRGGVVTFIAMAYIIVLNPVILSSAPDVDGNNLEFAQVSAVTSLAAGVMTILFGLVARLPFAFAAGLGINSFLATTVVGSVTWPEAMGLVVINGLIIVLLAATGLRRLVFDAVPMQLKLAITAGIGLFILFIGVVDAGFIGSTGLPSPPVGLGAGGEGSINTVPTVVFVFTLLVTGILVARRVRGGILIGLVAGTVVAVVIEAIWHLGSAVEKPGGWGLSVPSLSGSPFAMPDLSLVGEVSLGSFSRIGALAAIMLVFTLVFANFFDAMGTMTGLSREAGLSDPQGTFPRLKSALIVEGTGAVVGGASSASSNTVFIESGAGIEEGARTGLANLITGVLFLAAMFVAPLASVVPTEVAAAALVVVGAMMVSHLRHIDLSEFSVALPVVLTVATMAFSYSIANGIGVGFVAWVVLRSAAGKFREISPLLWVVALGFVLYFARGWIESFIGM